The genomic segment GCCTACTTATTTTATTTTCGAATGTCCAAAGCTCAGAATCTTGAAAAAATTTCATATCAAATCTGCAAGCAGCAGCATCAGGCAACGTACCCAGTCTTTTTCGCCTGAGGTTGCCTAGCCTCCCCACACTTTTTACAGCTTTGCTCACAAAGTTCAAGATATTTTTCCTCGCTTGTGAGCACAGTCTCAGCTGCTTTTCCACACAGCTCGCTTGCTTCTTCACAACCCGCCTCCTTACACAACTGACTGATGAATAAGCAACATGCTTGGACATCTTCTTTGTTAAGCGCCACTCTGTTGGCACGCACGAGTAGGCAGAGTTCCCTAGCTATCACGCACGTCTTGATGTATTTGAATCGGTTGAGCACACGCTCCCGTTGTCTCCGACGGCTTACCTCCAACTTCCACCCCTCAAAAACATGCGAACTTAACTCTTCAGGCTCTCCCCTTTTATACTTTCAGAATCCCACATAACTAACACAAATCAACTTGAAGTAACTAACGTTACGGGACGTATCGTCTAAGCCTCCGAAGCGCCATCAGCCTCTCCTTACCTCCTATCCGAGCGTTTTCAACAGCGTTTTCCAGAACCCAGATAGATTCATCCATAGCCTTTCGATCCACTGGATATGGCACGGCGTCCTTTCCCCCGTACGCAAACGAGTATTTCACTGGGTCTTTCCAGCTTGGCGGTTCGCCGTAGATGAGTTCAGAGATTAAGGCGAGTCCTCGAACTGTGGCTGGTCCTATTCCTCGAATGCCAAGGAGTTCCTCGTAGTTTTTGGGCTGAAACTCGTACGCCTTCTTCACGCTTTTCCAGTTGAGGTTGCGGGGCAACGAGAGAACATCGATTGGGTATTCTTTCCATCTAGTTTTGGGCATCCATTCTTGCAGAGAACTTTGACAGGTGGGTCGAATCGACTTCAGCATTCTCATAACTTTTCTAGGCTCCTCCTTAATGATGTCTGTAGACGTTTTTCGACAGCCCTCGCTCGCCATCGAGGTCATGTCCAAGGCAACTTCTCGCTTCACATCGCCTACGATGGCATCGTGCGGTTCAACCACAAAATTTTTGGCGCATTCAGAGAGCCAATGATATCTTCTCGCGGTTCTGTCTTTCACGCTCATTCCTTGCTGAACTACCGCCCATTCCCCGCGCTCGGTTACAAAGAACGAATGGTGATAGAGTGGGTAACCCGCCTGAATAGCTGTGTTGTCAACCTTTGCGCTCATTCGACTCGCGTATCGTAAATCGTCGATTCTACTTGTTGAGAAACCAAACCCTTCCCCCGCGTCGCTAATTTCAATAG from the Candidatus Bathyarchaeota archaeon genome contains:
- a CDS encoding DUF763 domain-containing protein, which gives rise to MKRTGVARLPLHYGRAPRWLVIRMIKLAREIVTVIVDEYGQDEFLRRISDPFWFQALGCVLGYDWHSSGVTTVLTGVLKSAINQTEHGLAVCGGKGKASLQAPIEISDAGEGFGFSTSRIDDLRYASRMSAKVDNTAIQAGYPLYHHSFFVTERGEWAVVQQGMSVKDRTARRYHWLSECAKNFVVEPHDAIVGDVKREVALDMTSMASEGCRKTSTDIIKEEPRKVMRMLKSIRPTCQSSLQEWMPKTRWKEYPIDVLSLPRNLNWKSVKKAYEFQPKNYEELLGIRGIGPATVRGLALISELIYGEPPSWKDPVKYSFAYGGKDAVPYPVDRKAMDESIWVLENAVENARIGGKERLMALRRLRRYVP